The Erythrolamprus reginae isolate rEryReg1 chromosome 3, rEryReg1.hap1, whole genome shotgun sequence genome contains a region encoding:
- the ATPSCKMT gene encoding ATP synthase subunit C lysine N-methyltransferase isoform X2: protein MSKILAEGSATQEVTLLTIADEDSAKRNWGILLPGIIGGTLVALYSVAIPFIAPALRKHCLPFVPATSKQIENVLIMLKGRKGMLVDIGSGDGRIVIAAAKFGFKAVGYELNPWLVWYSRYRAWREGVHQDVNFYISDLWKMLQLEKKLGDELLRDSRVIACRFPFPHWRPNHSFGEGIDTVWAYDSSSFRMEQENDAAVAKGIPPVS from the exons atgtCAAAAATACTTGCTGAAGGCAGTGCAACTCAAGAAGTTACACTTTTGACCATTGCTGATGAAGACTCTGCCAAAAGGAATTGGGGTATTTTGCTCCCTGGTATAATTGGTGGGACATTAGTAGCCTTGTACTCTGTGGCCATTCCATTTATTGCTCCAGCACTGAGAAAACATTGCCTGCCATTTGTGCCTGCAACTTCAAAGCAGATTGAAAATGTTCTAATCATGTTGAAAGGCAGAAAAGGAATGCTAGTTGACATAGGAAGCGGTGATGGACGTATT GTAATAGCAGCTGCAAAATTTGGATTTAAAGCGGTGGGCTATGAATTAAATCCTTGGTTAGTGTGGTATTCGAGGTACCGTGCCTGGAGAGAGGGCGTTCATCAAGATGTCAATTTTTACATCTCAGACTTATGGAAG ATGTTGCAGTTGGAGAAGAAGCTTGGAGATGAACTCCTACGGGATTCCAGGGTCATTGCTTGCCGCTTTCCTTTTCCCCATTGGAGACCAAATCATAGCTTTGGCGAAGGAATTGACACTGTTTGGGCTTATGATTCCAGTTCGTTTAGAATGGAACAGGAAAATGATGCAGCTGTTGCCAAAGGCATCCCTCCAGTTAGCTAA
- the ATPSCKMT gene encoding ATP synthase subunit C lysine N-methyltransferase isoform X1 codes for MSKILAEGSATQEVTLLTIADEDSAKRNWGILLPGIIGGTLVALYSVAIPFIAPALRKHCLPFVPATSKQIENVLIMLKGRKGMLVDIGSGDGRIVIAAAKFGFKAVGYELNPWLVWYSRYRAWREGVHQDVNFYISDLWKVSFSQYTNIVIFGVPQMMLQLEKKLGDELLRDSRVIACRFPFPHWRPNHSFGEGIDTVWAYDSSSFRMEQENDAAVAKGIPPVS; via the exons atgtCAAAAATACTTGCTGAAGGCAGTGCAACTCAAGAAGTTACACTTTTGACCATTGCTGATGAAGACTCTGCCAAAAGGAATTGGGGTATTTTGCTCCCTGGTATAATTGGTGGGACATTAGTAGCCTTGTACTCTGTGGCCATTCCATTTATTGCTCCAGCACTGAGAAAACATTGCCTGCCATTTGTGCCTGCAACTTCAAAGCAGATTGAAAATGTTCTAATCATGTTGAAAGGCAGAAAAGGAATGCTAGTTGACATAGGAAGCGGTGATGGACGTATT GTAATAGCAGCTGCAAAATTTGGATTTAAAGCGGTGGGCTATGAATTAAATCCTTGGTTAGTGTGGTATTCGAGGTACCGTGCCTGGAGAGAGGGCGTTCATCAAGATGTCAATTTTTACATCTCAGACTTATGGAAG GTCAGTTTTTCACAGTATACGAACATTGTTATTTTTGGAGTTCCTCAGATG ATGTTGCAGTTGGAGAAGAAGCTTGGAGATGAACTCCTACGGGATTCCAGGGTCATTGCTTGCCGCTTTCCTTTTCCCCATTGGAGACCAAATCATAGCTTTGGCGAAGGAATTGACACTGTTTGGGCTTATGATTCCAGTTCGTTTAGAATGGAACAGGAAAATGATGCAGCTGTTGCCAAAGGCATCCCTCCAGTTAGCTAA